In one Nicotiana tomentosiformis chromosome 6, ASM39032v3, whole genome shotgun sequence genomic region, the following are encoded:
- the LOC104088631 gene encoding uncharacterized protein: MVTSWILNSLEKETYDSVAYVNDSVELWRELEDRYDQTNGAKFYQIQKEVNDLVQGSLDIIAYYTRMKRLWEELNTVSSKSQCNCVCTCGLKETMHKAEQDRRLVQFFMGLNEVYIIVRGSILMMKPLPSLAQALSHLIQEENQRKFKLSNQLNLESTSLYVNATSTQHQNPFGARNFKTHYTANNKGRPICDYCKKPGHTKEKCYKLHGYPQGNSYNNQNFNRANAQQFNQNNSSNQTQSHKFNRGKGVVPNIHGVPADLLHDKEDDSVAHVRIKMAT; encoded by the coding sequence ATGGTGACCTCCTGGATTCTCAATTCCCTCGAAAAAGAGACCTATGACAGTGTTGCGTATGTTAATGACTCAGTCGAGCTATGGAGGGAGCTGGAAGATCGATATGATCAAACAAATGGAGCAAAATTTTATCAAATCCAAAAGGAGGTCAACGATCTTGTTCAGGGTTCATTAGACATCATTGCCTACTATACACGAATGAAGAGATTGTGGGAAGAATTAAACACAGTGAGTTCTAAGTCTCAGTGCAACTGTGTTTGTACGTGTGGATTAAAGGAAACGATGCATAAAGCAGAACAGGATCGACGACTCGTTCAATTTTTTATGGGCTTAAATGAGGTCTATATAATAGTGCGAGGAAGCATTTTGATGATGAAACCTCTACCGTCTTTGGCACAGGCTTTATCCCACCTAATACAGGAAGAGAATCAAAGGAAATTCAAGTTAAGTAATCAATTAAATCTCGAGTCTACTTCACTATATGTGAATGCCACATCtacacaacatcaaaatccattcGGAGCTAGGAACTTCAAAACACACTACACTGCAAATAACAAAGGTCGCCCAATCTGTGACTATTGCAAGAAACCGGGTCACACAAAGGAGAAATGTTACAAGTTACATGGGTATCCCCAAGGAAATTCATACAACAATCAGAATTTTAATCGGGCCAATGCTCAACAGTTCAATCAGAATAACAGCTCAAATCAGACTCAGAGTCACAAGTTCAACAGAGGAAAAGGAGTTGTGCCAAACATACATGGAGTTCCAGCTGATTTACTTCATGATAAGGAAGATGATTCAGTTGCACATGTGAGAATCAAAATGGCAACCTAA